Proteins found in one Mucilaginibacter gracilis genomic segment:
- a CDS encoding thermonuclease family protein, whose amino-acid sequence MKNIILVLLLIPTVLFGQKTTVTRVIDGDTFVIESGERVRMVGINAPEISDLYGQEAKQHLQQLIEGKEIELLPDHLSKNHDRYSRMLRYAVLNGVDIDKQMLLDGFAVAYLKFKFDKPDEYKQAQIDAQNNSAGMWHKPNDSVIEPDLHPSSKKSWLLKMFRKRYFWGLLTGLLIVVVLYRYLKK is encoded by the coding sequence TTGAAAAATATCATACTCGTTTTACTGCTTATCCCAACTGTACTATTTGGGCAAAAAACAACTGTTACGCGTGTTATTGATGGCGACACGTTTGTTATAGAGTCGGGAGAGCGGGTTAGAATGGTTGGGATAAACGCGCCCGAAATTTCGGACCTGTACGGGCAGGAGGCAAAACAGCACCTTCAACAATTAATTGAAGGTAAGGAAATTGAACTCTTGCCCGATCATCTTTCAAAAAACCACGACAGGTATTCGCGCATGTTAAGGTACGCCGTGTTAAATGGCGTTGATATTGACAAACAAATGCTTTTAGATGGCTTTGCGGTTGCCTATCTCAAATTTAAGTTTGACAAGCCCGACGAATACAAACAGGCCCAGATAGATGCACAAAACAACAGTGCCGGCATGTGGCACAAACCTAACGACAGTGTAATTGAACCTGATTTGCATCCTTCCTCCAAAAAAAGCTGGTTACTAAAAATGTTTCGTAAAAGGTATTTTTGGGGTTTGCTAACGGGCCTTTTAATTGTTGTAGTTTTGTACCGTTATTTAAAAAAATAA
- a CDS encoding SRPBCC family protein: MQITVETIVSAPVEKVWDFWTKPEHIINWCHASDDWHTPYADNDLQKGGKFKTTMAAKNGSFSFDFEGIYTNVIAHKLIEYVLADGRKVHIRFEPLGNGTQITETFEAETENPAEMQQNGWQAILNNFKKHAELNS; this comes from the coding sequence ATGCAAATAACAGTGGAAACTATAGTTAGCGCACCTGTAGAAAAAGTTTGGGACTTTTGGACCAAACCCGAACATATTATAAACTGGTGCCATGCATCGGACGATTGGCATACGCCCTATGCCGATAACGACTTACAAAAAGGTGGCAAGTTTAAAACCACAATGGCTGCTAAAAACGGTAGTTTTAGCTTTGATTTTGAAGGCATTTACACCAATGTAATAGCGCATAAACTAATTGAATATGTTTTGGCCGATGGACGAAAAGTACACATCCGTTTTGAGCCATTAGGCAACGGCACCCAAATAACCGAAACGTTTGAGGCCGAAACCGAAAACCCTGCCGAAATGCAGCAAAATGGTTGGCAGGCTATTTTAAATAACTTTAAAAAACACGCCGAGCTTAACAGTTAA